The nucleotide sequence AGAATCTATAGCTGGCAGAAAAAAACGATTCACGCCGGCATCCATGGCCCGCTGGATCATGGCATGTCTATCCTCATCAAATTGCTCACTATATAAATGCGTATGCGTATCGGTCAAATCCATGCGGCAAAGGTAGCAAGCTCAAAAAGAAAAATGGTGTGCGAATAAAAATTGGATTTCTCTCTCTCTCTTTAAGGATGGACAATGACTGGTTTTCATTTCGCTTTCGCGAAAGCGAACCTATCTTTGATCTCTTAACTAGCGCCATGGCATCGATCAAGAAAACACTTTTGGAACAAGGATATATCGCACACCGGTTGCGCATAGCAAAAAAGAGTGGACATATTGTGACCAAAGTATCGCTCAACGGCTACTCAGGTAGATTCATCATCGACACCGGTGCAAGTGCTACCTGTGTGGATCAACTGCTTTATAAGGAGTTCCAATTGACGACAGAGTTTATGGATAAGCAAATAGGTACAGCTAGCGGTTCTTTGCGGCCTCGTATCTCTCACAACAATACCTTAGAATTGGGCGACTGGAGTGATGAGGACACCACCGTACTTTCCATGGACATGAGCTTTGTGAACAGCGCACTCAAAGCCGAAGGCATGAGATCGATTCAAGGTTTACTGGGAGCAGATTTTCTCATTGCCAGCAAAGCGGTTATCGATTATCGCGGCAAATGGATCTTCCTTAAATTATAGGGTCACGGTAAATGAGCCTTGGGTCACGGTGACGTTTGATGGCGGTCCAGTTACAAAACTAAAAATCCCACTATACTGTCGTCTGGCAGCATTCACAATGGTAATGTCTAATGTGCCGTCAATGGCATCTGCCGTGGTACCATTATTAGTGACGCTTGCCCTGTAGTTTCCTGTGGCTGTTATGTCATAACTTCCCACGGTAACGTTTTGAGGAAAGCTCAAAAGAAGGGTTGTGTTGGAATTATTGGCATTTACAATCACAATTCCAGATCCCGCATTAGTTGCTACTGTTGTCGGGTTAAGCGCCGTTCCATTGATCATGGCGCGAACGGTATTGACAATATCAGAACCTACCTCAGTACCAAAAGGCACCTGATAAATGACACCTTTACGCATGGTTAAGGTATCTTGAGCATTAGGCGTATAACTAACAAAGCTAAAATCACCGCTCACGGTTCCTTCTGGGCTGTTAGCAGATAAAACCACAGTACCATTACTCTGACCTGTACGAGTGCTGAATTGTTGCTGGTTGTTAAAAGTGTAAATCGCTTCGTTAGGAGATCCTTGACCTAAAGGATACACTCCAGGATTGGAAGATGTCAAAACAAAACGCAGCCTCTCCAACGGATTCTCACCAGCGATAGTAACAGTACCATCTGCATTATTCGTCACACTTACCTGATCACTTCCAAAGAATTCTCCATTGCGGGAAGCCTGTAGTGCCGGGACATTATCCTTATCCAGATTCTCCTCGCAAGATATGAATAGACCCAAAGTGATCCATAATAATAGGTATGTCGCTCTCATAGATATCAACTCGTTGTTCCAGGTTATAACTCAAAAGTAAATAAAATAGTACTGCTGGTTGCTCATAATTAAATTAATAGTATTTTTGCAAGCTCAAATTAATAACCAGGGTCGAGAACCCATAAATTTAATGTTATGCCTGTAAAAATCAGACTTCAAAGACACGGTAAAAAAGGAAAGCCATTTTTCTGGATTGTTGCTGCAGATGCACGTTCAAAAAGAGATGGTAAATATCTTGATAAGATAGGAACCTACAATCCTAACACTAACCCAGCTACAATCAACCTTGATGTAGATGGTGCTGTAAAATGGTTGGAAAATGGTGCACAGCCTACTGATACTGCTCGTGCAATACTAGGATACAAAGGTGTGTTGTTGAAGAGACACTTAAAAGGTGGTGTGAAGAAAGGCGCTTTCACTGAAGAGCAGATGGAAGAGAAATTCAACGCATGGATGGAAGAGAAAGAAGCTAAGATTGCTGCAAAAGCATCTGGTCTTTCTAAAGATGAAGAGAAAAAAGCTGCTGAGGCACTTGCTGCAGAAAAAGCAGTAAATGAAGCTCGTATCGCTGCTAACGCTCCAGAGCCAGAAGCTGTTGAAGAGCCTGCTACTGAAGAAGCTCCTGCTGCAGAAGCTGATGCTTCTAAAGAAGAGGAATAAATCAATAAGCCATGCGTAAAGAAGATTGTTTCTACGTAGGCACTATTGTCAATAAATTTAGTTTTAAAGGCGAACTCCTAGTCAAGCTTGACACAGATGAGCCAGAACTTTTTCTAGAAATGGAATCAGTTTTTATCGAGATCGGTAAAAACTTGGTTCCATTTTTTATTGAACGCAGTCAATTACACAAATCCTTATTGTTACGGGTCAAGTTTGAAGATGTCGACGATGAACCCATGGCAGACAGTCTCATGAAAAGAGAACTGTATCTACCATTGACGGTTCTGCCTAAATTAGAAGGGACTCAATTCTATTTTCACGAGGTGATAGGTTTTGAAATCATCGACACAGAGTATGGAACTGTTGGCACCATCACCGGTGTGAACGACACCACTTCACAAGCTTTGTTTGAAGTTGACCATGATGGTGACGAGGTTCTTATTCCTATCAACGATGAGTTTATTGAAAAAGTAGATCGTGAGAATAAAACCATCACCGTTAATACTCCAGAAGGTTTGATTGACCTTTACATCTCCTAATACTTATTCAGCGGTTATTTTTATCTCAACCACGCTGGCGGAGACCATATAAACTCCATATCACTTCCCAAACCTTTGAATCATGAGCGTTTTTAAATTCAAACAATTTGAAGTAGCTCAAGATCAATGTGCGCAAAAAATTGGAACTGATGCTATATTGTTAGGCGCTTGGGCAGATCCGAAAGAGCAGCCTTTTTCTATACTTGATATAGGCACTGGTACTGGTGTAATTGCTTTGATCATGGCGCAGCGATTCTCCAGCGCTCAAGTCGATGCGATAGAGATTGACGATGCTGCCTTTGAGCAAGCGACCTTTAATTTTGAGAACAGCCTTTATGGCGATCGGTTGTTTTGTTATCACGCTTCTTTTCAGGAGTTCTATCACGAGGTTGAGGAACGTTATGATCTCATCATTTCAAATCCACCATTTTTTGATGGTAATCTAGAGCGTGACGACCAGATCGTGGATCAAAAACGCCAGCAGGCCAGGTTTGACGACGCCTTGCCCTTTGAGGAATTGGTGTATGGTGTTTATCAACTACTGGAAAATGATGGGACTTTTGCCTGCATCATTCCGTCAGATCGTGAAGAAGCCTTCCTTAAAATCACAGATCATTTTCAGCTTGTGCCAGTTCGCAAGACTTATGTGAAAGGTACGGCAGATGCTCCTGTCAAGAGAGTTTTGATAGAATTTCGCTTTCGCGCCTGCCTGCCGGTCAGGCAGGAAAGCGAAAAAACCACCAGCAACCTGCCAACCGTGATAAGTCATCTCATTATTGAGAAATCCCGCCATGACTATACCGATGACTACGTGAATCTTACCAAAGATTTTTACCTGAAAATGTAGCTAGGGACGATCAACAATTACGACCAATTGTACCAGATTCCTTGTTAGGATTGCTATTTTTACCTTGATTAGCGATTTAGCAATAACTTATATTCCAAATTAAGGAAATCACAATATATCATTCCATCTACCTATGAGACCAGATTTATTTGAAGCACCGGATTATTATCAGTTAGACGATTTATTGACTGAGGAACACAAGATGATACGCGATGCGGCGCGCACATGGGTAAAACGTGATGTATCACCTATCATCGAGCAGGCTGCCCAAGATGCCAAATTTCCTCAAAGCATCATTCCTGGATTGGCTTCCATAGGCGCTTTTGGCCCATATATTCCAGAAGAATATGGCGGTCCTGGACTGGATCAGATCTCATATGGATTGATCATGCAGGAACTGGAGCGTGGCGATAGCGGTGTAAGATCTACAGCATCCGTACAGTCATCACTAGTGATGTATCCTATCTGGAAATATGGTAGTGAGGAGCAAAAACAAAAATTCCTACCCAAACTTGCCAGCGGTGAGTTTATGGGATCCTTCGGTCTGACCGAACCTGATCACGGTTCTGACCCTGGCAGTATGGTGACCCGATTCAAAGACGCTGGAGATCACGTGATCCTCAATGGTGCTAAACTATGGATCTCTAACAGTCCGTTTTGCGATGTGGCCGTAGTCTGGGCAAAAGATGAAAACAATCGCATTCATGGTGTGATCGTGGAACGTGGTATGGAAGGATTTACCACGCCAGAAACCCATAACAAATGGTCGCTGCGTGCCAGCGCCACTGGTGAGTTGATCTTTCAAGATGTCAAGGTTCCCAAGGCTAATATTTTACCAGGCCGCAGCGGTTTAGGCGCTCCATTGAGCTGTCTGGACAGTGCTCGTTTTGGCATTGCATGGGGCGCGATCGGTGCTGCGATGGACTGCTATGACACCGCATTGAGATATGCCAAGGAACGCAAACAATTTGGAAAACCTATCGCAGGATTCCAATTGCAACAAAAGAAACTCGCAGAAATGATCACAGAGATTACCAAAGCCCAACTACTCGCATGGCGATTAGGTGTCCTGCGTGAAGAAGGAAAAGCCACCAGCGCACAAATCTCCATGGCCAAAAGAAACAATGTCGAGATCGCCATCAATATTGCTCGTGAAGCCCGACAGATTTTGGGCGGTATGGGAATTACCGGCGAGTATAGCATCATGCGCCACAGCATGAATCTAGAAAGTGTGATCACTTATGAAGGCACGCACGATATACATTTGCTTATAACAGGATTGGACATTACGGGTGAGAATGCGTTCAACTAGTACTATTTGGTACTATAGTTGATGACAGCTTTCCCAAACTAACCTTCCAACCATGAAAAGATTATTATCTCTTACAGCAGCTTTGTTGCTGTCAACCCTTTCGTTTGCTCAAGTTCAAGATCAAAATCGCTCAAAGACCGATTTTCAAAATGAAACGATTTACAGGGTCAACCTTCTTTTAACACCTAACCTAGAAATTGAAAAAGATGTCACAAAAGATATTTCCTTACTCGCAAGTGCAGGTGTGGGAATTGCTATCTATGGAAACAATAGCTTCGGAAATAATGAAGTAGGTCTCATATTTCCATTTCAAATAGAATTGGCAACTAGATACTATACCAACTTCAATCGCAGGTTAGAAAAGGGCAAAACCATTGAAAATAATAGTGGTAATTATGTCGCTTTGAGTTTTGCTAATGTTTTTGAGGCAGAAAATGATGACGTTCGTGTAGAGCCTGGCTCAGCGCTAATAGGTGCGTATGGCATCCAGCGTACCTACTGGAAACATTTCAACCTCAACTTCCAGACAGGATTGGGTTATGATTTTCAACAAGAAGAAGTCGCTGGACAGTTGATCTTGAAGTTAGGGTACACCTTCTAGTTAATCCTATCCTAAACTTTTTTGAGGCTGGTTATTTGTTGTAACCAGCCTTTATTTTTGTAAAAAAAGATGATACAAGAGCCCGTTAATCAAACAGTTCCAAGTTCTAGTAACGATGCTATGAAAATGTTGAATGAGGCTATCTCGCTTTCGCGAAAGCGATTATTACAACATCCGCTTTACACCGCGATAAATACCACTTCTCATTTACAGACTTTTATGAAGTCTCATGTTTACGCGGTATGGGATTTCATGTCGTTGTTAAAGGCGCTCCAGCAACAACTGACGTGTACGACCTTGCCATGGCGTCCTGTCGGCGACACCCAATTGCGATATCTAATCAATGAGATAGTACTCGCCGAAGAAACCGATGAAGACATGAATGGCCACCGATTGAGCCATTATGAAATGTATCTAGATGCCATGCAGGCGGCCGGCATCACTACCGAAAAGGTAGAAAACCAAATCTCCAACTGGAAGTCGGTCGATCAAGTTCTTGAGGTTACGGCAACAGATGAGCTACCAGCACATGTGAGCCAATTTTTAAACAACACTTTTACCGTCATCAAACGAGGCAAGGCGCACGAGATCGCTGCCGCTTTTACCTACGGTCGCGAGGATCTTATACCAGAAATGTTTACTGAAATTATTGCAGGCCTAGAAAAATCTGAGGTCGCTATTGATCTCTCAAAAATCAAATACTACTTTGACCGTCACATAGAATTGGACGGTGATGAACATGGGCCTATGGCACACAAGATGGTCGCTTTACTTTGTGGTGATGATGAAACCAAATGGAAAGAAGCCACGACCGTGAGCCAGCAAGCTTTGGAAAGTCGTTATGAGTTATTCAGTGGTATTTTAGAGCGTCTGGATCAGTAATCTAGTTTTCCACATCTAGATTATCGCGATAATCTTCCTTTTCTACCATATTTGAAACGTCCACCACAGTTTGTATCTGTGGTGCGTGTTTCTTGATGGTAAGCTCGACACCAGACTTGAGTGTCATTTGATTGACGTGACATCCCACGCAAGTACCCAGCAGGCGCACTTTTACATCAACGCCATCAGTAATGCTGACCAGTTCTATATCGCCACCATCTCTTTGTAGAAAAGGTCGTATTTCTTCAAGTCCTGCCTCGACAGCTGCTTTTAATTGAGTTGCGTTCATCTATTTTTTATTAACGGGACTGCATCCAGCCATGGTGGTGATCTTTACGGCTTCAGTTGGAGGCATTTGATCATTGCGACGTACAGTTTCAGTTACCACATTCCTGGTGATATCTATAAAGGATTTTTCTATCACGGTTCCATCCTGCATGGCTGCTGGTCGGCCTACATCACCTGCTTCACGTATGCTTTGGATAAGCGGCAATTCACCTAGAAAAGGAATGTCCAGATCTTCGGCAAGATGTCTCGCGCCGTCCTTCCCAAAAATATGATATTTATTTTCTGGCAGTTCCGGTGGTGTGAAATATGCCATATTTTCAATAATTCCCAGAACAGGCACATTGATACTTTCCTGCTGGAACATGGCGACACCTTTGCGGGCATCTGCTAGTGCCACATTTTGCGGTGTACTGACTACCACGGCTCCAGTTAGCGGTAAAGCCTGCATGATACTCAAGTGGATATCACCGGTTCCTGGTGGCAAGTCTACCAGCAAAAAGTCCAATTTTCCCCAGTCAGCATCAAAGATCATCTGGTTCAACGCTTTAGACGCCATAGGTCCACGCCATACGACGGCCTGATCCAGCTTTGTAAAAAAGCCTATACTCAAAATCTTGACGCCATAGCTTTCTACAGGTTTCATTTTTGACTTGCCATCAACGTTGACAGACAGTGGTCTCTCGTTGACCACATCAAACATAATGGTAGCTGATGGACCGTAAATATCTGCATCCAGTAGGCCTACTTTAAAGCCCATTTTAGAAAGGGTCACGGCAAGATTTGCGGTTACTGTCGATTTACCAACGCCACCTTTTCCTGAGGCTATCGCAATGATGTTGTCAATTCCCGCAATGGGTTTTCCCTTGATTTCTGGAGCATTGTTTGCCTTAACAGGAGCTTCTACCTTGAGGTTCACTTTTACCTGAGCCTTGTCTGTAGTCTTTTCTTTGATGACCTGCTGGATGGAGCTTTCGGTTTTCTTTTTGGCCTGCAATGCAGGGTTTGTAATGGTAATATCCACGATAACCTCATCGCCAAAAACCAGTACGTTTTTAACCGCACCACTCTCTACCATATTCTGACCTTCGCCGGGAACACTTATGGTTTCCAGAGCTTTAAGGACTGCGCTTTTTTCTATCTTCATGTGACTTTCAATTACTACAAAGATAAGGTCTAGAGAGACGTATTGAAAATGATTCTAAATAATATACAGAAGGAATTATGCAGTGTTTGATGGTGTGGTAGTTTCGCTTTCGCGAAAGCGAACTCTACATTATTCCTCTTAATTAAAAATAGATATGGTAATTATTTCACTCCATATCTAAAGATTTACTAACTTACTGGTTCTGTTTTTAAATAATTCATTATGGGTATCAAGAGTTTTATGGGCCGCAGGTCTGAAGTCAAAGAAGATAAAAGGGAAGCGATACGTGTCAAGGATTACATGAAACGCAAACTGATTACCTTTTCTGTTGACCAAAGCATCAACGAGGTGATGGAGATCATTCTCAAACAACGCATCACTGGTGGACCGGTGACTGACGATAACGGCAACCTTATAGGAATCATTAGTGATACAGACCTCATGCAGGTCATAGGCGATAGTCGTTACCACAATATGCCTGTAGGCGATCGTACCGTAGGTGATCTCATGAGCACTCAAGTAGCTACCATAGATGCCGAGGCTGATATTTTTGATGCCGCTGGCAGATTTCTTAAATCTGGGCACCGCCGTTTTCCCGTTACCGAAAATGGAAAATTGATAGGTCAAATCTCTAGGATGGACGTGATTATCGCCGCCACAAACCTAAAGAAGAACCACTGGAGATAATTTCTAATAGTTAATTTCCAGGACTTTTAGTTTACGAACTTCATTGCCTAGTTTGAAATCCACTTCTTGGCCTTCTTGAGCACCAGCTAGCGCGCGTGCGATAGGTGTGGTAAATGCAATTTTGCCTTGGGAAACATCTGCCTCGTCCACACCTGTAATATGAATGGTTTGAACAGCATTTGCAGATGTGTTTTTGAATTTTACGGTGGCTCCAAAACGTACTTCGTCCTGTGCCTGATCTTCTGGTTTTAAAATCCTAGCGCTGGCGATACGTTCTTTGAGCAATTTGATCTTGCCGTGAATCAAAGTTTGAGACCTGCGTAGGTCGGTTTCATTTTCATTGGATAAAGTGCCCAATTCATTTTCCAATTCATCCAACTCATTTAAAAGCTGTTGATGTCCATAAGGTGTAACATAGTTAATGACGCCATCTGGTAAAATCGCTCTTGGCGGGATTACTACTGGCTCTTCCTGATCACCTTCTTTTACAAATCCGCGGCTCATTCTGCATAGGTTTTCAAGACGTTGATGTCTGTGTATTCTAGTGCTTTTTGATCTGTTGCGTTTAAATCTACCAATGGTGCTACGCCAGCTTTTTCTGCCTCTAGCCAGCGGCTTATACACAAGCACCACTTATCACCAGGCACGAGTCCAGGAAATTGATAAGCCGGAATAGGCGTGGATAGATCGTTGCCTTGAGCTTTGGTGTACTCCAGGAATTCTGCCGTCATGATTGCGCAGACGACATGAGTTCCTGTATCTGCATTTGAAGTTCTACAATAACCATCGCGATAGAATCCTGTCATGGGATCTGTACAACAGGCCATAAGAGGTTCTCCTAGAATGTTTTTCTTTTGGTCCATTTTTATGCCTTTTGTATTTGATGCTTTAACTCGCTAATGGGTTGTACGCCACTACCACGCCAGACTTGCTTTCCATTTTTGAAGATCATAAAAGCTGGAACACCACGCACGTTAAATTGAGCGGCAAGCGGCTGGTTTTTATCTACATCAACCTTAATGATTTTGACATTCTCACCTAGGTCTTTTTTTAATTGCTCCAGCACTGGCATCATGGTTTGACATGGTCCACACCAGGTCGCATAAAAGTCCACGAGAACAGGAACGTCATCTGCAATTATTTCGCTGAATTTTGCCATAGCATTGTCATTTTACACAAAATACACAAAGCCAGACTCACGACTGGTACTAGTAATATTTATTTAAGAATTAAAAGTTCACCCTTAGAGAAGTTGGGAATCTATATGCCGTTTTAAAACCGCAGCTTAGTAAAAATTTAAAAGCCCCAGTAATTAAAATTGATACCTTTACCGTGCTATGGAAGTACCGCCGTTAGAGGTTCAAATAAAAACCTTACCCTTATCGCCAGGAGTCTATCTGTATTTTGACAAGACAGATCGATTGCTTTATGTAGGTAAGGCAAAAAAACTCAAAAAAAGGGTTTCCTCTTATTTTACTAAAAGTCATGACAGCTATCGCATCAGGACGATGGTCAAAAAAATAGCACGCATCGAGCACATCGTCGTCCAGACAGAAACGGATGCGCTCCTTCTAGAAAACAGTCTTATCAAATCCAGATCGCCTAAGTATAACATCATGCTTAGAGATGACAAGACCTATCCATGGCTGTGTATTAAAAACGAACGTTTTCCTAGAATTTTCTTGACCCGCAAGATGATCAAGGATGGCAGCGAATATTACGGCCCATATACCAGCGTACGTACCGTGCGTACATTATTGGAATTGGTAAAGAGTCTTTATCCCATTCGCACATGCAAATACGACTTACAAGAAGAAAAGATTCAGGCCGGCAAATACAAGCTGTGTCTAGAATATCACATAGGCAATTGCAAAGGTCCTTGCGTAGGGCTGCAAAATGAAGCGGCCTACAATCGTAACATAGAGGCGATACGCAACATTGTGAAAGGTGATTTTAAGGATGCGGTGAACCACTTTCACAACTCTATGAAAGAGCATGCAGAAAATATGGAGTTTGAAGATGCCCAACGCATCAAGGATAAACTGGATATACTGACTCGATACCAGACGAAATCAACGGTCGTCAACCCTAACATTTCCAACGTGGATATTTTTACCATCGTTAGTGACGAGGCTGCCGGTTATGTCAATTACATCCAGATCAATCACGGTTCCATTACGCGATCGCACACTATGGAACTCAAAAAACAATTGGACGAGACCGACAAGGAGCTTTTAGAGCTTGCCATTGTAGAATTAAGAACCCGATTTGATTCCCAAAGCACCGAAGTATATACCCAGTTTCCAGTAGATCTTGGTGATTTGATAAAAGTGACCGTACCTAAACTGGGCGATAAAAAACGTGTGGTAGAATTATCAGAGCGCAATGCAAAATTCTTCCGTCAGGAGCAGTTCAAAACCATCAAAATTGTGGATCCAGATCGTCATGTCAACCGACTCATGGCACAAATGAAGGCCGATTTGCGTCTGGATGAGGAGCCACGACACATGGAGTGTTTTGACAACTCCAATATACAAGGTACAAATCCTGTCGCTGCCTGCGTGGTTTTCAAAAACGGAAAGCCCAGCAAGAGCGACTACCGTCATTTCAACATCAAAACCGTCGATGGGCCAGATGATTTTGCCAGTATGGAAGAAGTCGTCTATCGCCGTTATCGCAGGTTACTGGAAGAAGATGAACCTCTACCACAATTAGTTATTGTAGATGGTGGTAAAGGACAACTGTCCAGTGGCGTGACCGCCTTGGAACGACTGGGCTTGAGAGGAAAGGTGCCTATTATAGGTATTGCAAAACGCCTGGAAGAACTGTTTTATCCCAACGATCCCGTACCTTTATATCTGGACAAACGCTCTGAAACATTGAAAGTTATCCAGCAAATGCGTAACGAGGCGCACCGTTTTGGTATCAATCACCACAGGAACAAACGCAGCAAGCAGGCCATCGAGACAGAACTGGACGGGATTCCAGGAATAGGTGAGAAAACCACGGTAGAATTGTTGAGACACTTTAGGTCTGTCAAACGCGTTAAGGAAGCTACTAAACAAGAACTGGAGTCTGTAGTGGGAACCAGCAGGGCACAAAAAATAATTGACTTCTATAGTGAAGAAGAGTAGGATAGCATTGTTGTTGATGGTTCTCGCTTTCGCGAAAGCGAACTACCTACAAGCGCAACAATCCCAATCTTCTAATGAACAAAAAATAGGCCTCGTACTCTCTGGTGGCGGCGCCAAAGGACTCGCTCACATAGGAGCACTTAAAGTCATTGACTCCTTGGGAATCAAAGTGGATTATGTGGCTGGAACTAGCATGGGCGCCATTGTGGGTTCTTTGTATGCCAGTGGTTATACAGGTCACCAAATTGATTCCATCTTTAAAGTCACCAACTTCAACAACCTGATTGCAGACGAGATACCTCGCAGTGCCAAAACCTATTATGAGCGTAAACAAAACGAGCGGTATGCGGTGACCTTGCCATTTAAAGATTTTAAAGTGAGTCTTCCCAGTTCACTTAGCAAAGGGCAAAATGTCTATAATTTAATGTCGCAATTGCTGTCGCACGTCAATGATGTAGATGACTTTTCACAATTGCCCATTCCGTTTTTTTGCATCGCAACTAATATCGCCACTGGTGAAGAAGTGGTCCTTGATTCTGGATACTTACCTAGAGCTGTAAATGCCAGCGGCGCTTTACCTTCATTATTTGCACCGGTACAGATCAACGACCAGATGTTGATCGACGGCGGCGTGACTGATAACTACCCAGTGGAGAAGCTTAGGGCCAAAGGAATGGACGTTATCATAGGTGTTGATGTACAAGATGATTTGAAATCCTTGGACGAGTTGAACAGTGCCTTTAGCATCCTTACGCAAATCAACAACTTTAGGACCATCAACGACATGAAGGTCAAGGCACCCAAAACAGATGTCTACATTACACCTAATATCAAGGATTACAGTGTCATTTCCTTTGATCAAGGTGCAGCTATCATTAATGAAGGAGCTATCGCAACCAGAAAAAGTATAGATACGCTCACTACGCTGGCTACTGGCGGTTACAAACGTCCCGCTTTAAAGGTCCAGTCTCACGATCGGTTGTACTTGTCTGGTATTACCATTGAAGGCAATGATCGCTATACCAGGTCTTATATCATAGGTAAATTCAAAATCAACACTCCAGGATTTACCACTTATGAGAGTATTAAAAATGGTGTGAACAACTTGCAGGCCACCAATAACTTTACAAAAATCAACTACGAACTCAAACCAGACATCAACGGCATCCAACTAGCCGTAATGGTAGAAGAATCTACCGTGCGTAATTATTTGCGTCTGGGATTGCATTATGACGAGCTACTGCGCAGTGCGGCACTGGTTAATTTGAGTCGCAAGAGTGTCTTATTTAGCAACGATCAGGTTTCTTTTGATGCCATACTTGGTGACAACTTGCGTTACAGTGCAGACTATTATATTGATAAGGGTAAATACTGGTCTGTTGGTTTACACAGTGAATTCACCCAGTTTGAAAAGGGAATCCCAACCAGCTTTCTTGAAACGGTAGGTCGCCCCATACCACCTAATATTAATAGTCTAGACTTTGAATACAATGACTGGACACAACAATTCTACTTACAAACCCGATTGGATCGTGGTTTTAACGTGACGGCTGGAATCGAGGTTAAGGCCTTGGATATTTTTACCAATACACTTACCACTGGTAATGTATTGACCACACGTACCGATTTTGAAAACAGTACCACCGGTAGCATTTATGGGAAGCTATTGCTAGACACTTATGATAATGCCTTTTTTCCTTCATCAGGATGGTTTGTGGATGGCGATTTTCACCTGTATCTCTATAACGATGTGTTTCAAGAAGAGTTTAGTG is from Nonlabens sp. YIK11 and encodes:
- a CDS encoding CBS domain-containing protein, coding for MGIKSFMGRRSEVKEDKREAIRVKDYMKRKLITFSVDQSINEVMEIILKQRITGGPVTDDNGNLIGIISDTDLMQVIGDSRYHNMPVGDRTVGDLMSTQVATIDAEADIFDAAGRFLKSGHRRFPVTENGKLIGQISRMDVIIAATNLKKNHWR
- a CDS encoding GreA/GreB family elongation factor encodes the protein MSRGFVKEGDQEEPVVIPPRAILPDGVINYVTPYGHQQLLNELDELENELGTLSNENETDLRRSQTLIHGKIKLLKERIASARILKPEDQAQDEVRFGATVKFKNTSANAVQTIHITGVDEADVSQGKIAFTTPIARALAGAQEGQEVDFKLGNEVRKLKVLEINY
- a CDS encoding DUF2237 family protein — protein: MDQKKNILGEPLMACCTDPMTGFYRDGYCRTSNADTGTHVVCAIMTAEFLEYTKAQGNDLSTPIPAYQFPGLVPGDKWCLCISRWLEAEKAGVAPLVDLNATDQKALEYTDINVLKTYAE
- the trxA gene encoding thioredoxin, whose translation is MAKFSEIIADDVPVLVDFYATWCGPCQTMMPVLEQLKKDLGENVKIIKVDVDKNQPLAAQFNVRGVPAFMIFKNGKQVWRGSGVQPISELKHQIQKA
- the uvrC gene encoding excinuclease ABC subunit UvrC is translated as MEVPPLEVQIKTLPLSPGVYLYFDKTDRLLYVGKAKKLKKRVSSYFTKSHDSYRIRTMVKKIARIEHIVVQTETDALLLENSLIKSRSPKYNIMLRDDKTYPWLCIKNERFPRIFLTRKMIKDGSEYYGPYTSVRTVRTLLELVKSLYPIRTCKYDLQEEKIQAGKYKLCLEYHIGNCKGPCVGLQNEAAYNRNIEAIRNIVKGDFKDAVNHFHNSMKEHAENMEFEDAQRIKDKLDILTRYQTKSTVVNPNISNVDIFTIVSDEAAGYVNYIQINHGSITRSHTMELKKQLDETDKELLELAIVELRTRFDSQSTEVYTQFPVDLGDLIKVTVPKLGDKKRVVELSERNAKFFRQEQFKTIKIVDPDRHVNRLMAQMKADLRLDEEPRHMECFDNSNIQGTNPVAACVVFKNGKPSKSDYRHFNIKTVDGPDDFASMEEVVYRRYRRLLEEDEPLPQLVIVDGGKGQLSSGVTALERLGLRGKVPIIGIAKRLEELFYPNDPVPLYLDKRSETLKVIQQMRNEAHRFGINHHRNKRSKQAIETELDGIPGIGEKTTVELLRHFRSVKRVKEATKQELESVVGTSRAQKIIDFYSEEE
- a CDS encoding patatin-like phospholipase family protein, whose protein sequence is MKKSRIALLLMVLAFAKANYLQAQQSQSSNEQKIGLVLSGGGAKGLAHIGALKVIDSLGIKVDYVAGTSMGAIVGSLYASGYTGHQIDSIFKVTNFNNLIADEIPRSAKTYYERKQNERYAVTLPFKDFKVSLPSSLSKGQNVYNLMSQLLSHVNDVDDFSQLPIPFFCIATNIATGEEVVLDSGYLPRAVNASGALPSLFAPVQINDQMLIDGGVTDNYPVEKLRAKGMDVIIGVDVQDDLKSLDELNSAFSILTQINNFRTINDMKVKAPKTDVYITPNIKDYSVISFDQGAAIINEGAIATRKSIDTLTTLATGGYKRPALKVQSHDRLYLSGITIEGNDRYTRSYIIGKFKINTPGFTTYESIKNGVNNLQATNNFTKINYELKPDINGIQLAVMVEESTVRNYLRLGLHYDELLRSAALVNLSRKSVLFSNDQVSFDAILGDNLRYSADYYIDKGKYWSVGLHSEFTQFEKGIPTSFLETVGRPIPPNINSLDFEYNDWTQQFYLQTRLDRGFNVTAGIEVKALDIFTNTLTTGNVLTTRTDFENSTTGSIYGKLLLDTYDNAFFPSSGWFVDGDFHLYLYNDVFQEEFSEYSIAQLQVAHARSFGKLSLQAMAHVGVSIGNPQTSSLDFVLGGYGARRINNILPFYGYDFISLSSNSMIKSLFEVDYEVFRKNHVTLSANFASLDDDLFEKDDWFSEAQYSGYAIGYGIETFLGPVELKYSFSPQRDDSEFYVRLGFAF